In Aristaeella hokkaidonensis, the following are encoded in one genomic region:
- a CDS encoding xylulokinase yields MSIEQIQNGKAILGIEFGSTRIKSVLINSNHEVIASGSHEWENDYVDGIWTYSEEAILSGLRSSYADLKKDVFDRYQIKLKKIAGLGISAMMHGYLPFDSGMNLLVPFRTWRNTITGQAAEELTSLFSFNMPQRWSLSHLYQAILNNEPHVKDIAFLTTLAGWIHYLLTGEKVLGVGDASGMMPIDSYTCTYDAAMVSTFDNLITGKKFPWKLADILPRVLVAGQNAGYLTEKGAALLDPEGDLEPGCPLCPPEGDAGTGMTATNSVRAKTGNVSAGTSIFSMIVLEKPMSKVYPEIDIVTTPAGKQVGMVHCNSCTSDINAWVSLFREFADLMGLKTEAGETFTKLFKKSLEADRDCGGLVNFNYLAGEPVTGLTEGRPMFLRLPDASMNLANFMRAQIYASMETLKYGMEIMSRENVAIDCVYGHGGLFKTEGVGQNYLAAAIHAPVTVMETAGEGGAWGIALLADYLVYKAADETLEDYLQNRVFSGMKQMTVAPDPADEEGFNRYMERFVSCIPAQKEAAEHFRC; encoded by the coding sequence ATGAGTATTGAGCAGATTCAAAACGGAAAAGCGATTCTGGGTATTGAATTCGGTTCCACCCGCATCAAAAGCGTTCTGATCAACAGCAATCATGAGGTGATTGCCAGCGGCAGCCACGAATGGGAAAACGATTACGTGGACGGAATCTGGACCTACAGTGAGGAAGCCATTCTTTCCGGCCTCCGGTCCAGCTATGCGGATCTCAAAAAGGACGTTTTTGACCGTTATCAGATCAAGCTGAAGAAGATCGCCGGCCTGGGTATCAGCGCGATGATGCATGGCTATCTTCCTTTTGACAGTGGCATGAATCTGCTTGTTCCCTTCCGCACCTGGCGCAACACAATTACCGGACAGGCGGCGGAAGAGCTGACCAGTCTGTTCTCCTTCAATATGCCCCAGCGCTGGAGTCTGAGCCATCTTTATCAGGCAATCCTTAACAATGAACCCCATGTGAAGGACATCGCCTTCCTGACCACGCTGGCCGGCTGGATTCATTATCTGCTCACCGGTGAAAAGGTGCTCGGCGTCGGCGATGCCAGCGGTATGATGCCCATTGATTCATATACTTGCACCTATGACGCTGCTATGGTCAGCACTTTTGACAACCTGATTACCGGAAAAAAGTTTCCCTGGAAGCTCGCGGATATCCTGCCCCGCGTCCTTGTCGCCGGACAGAATGCCGGTTATCTTACTGAAAAGGGAGCCGCTCTCCTGGATCCGGAAGGCGATCTGGAGCCTGGCTGCCCGCTTTGTCCTCCGGAAGGCGATGCCGGTACCGGTATGACTGCCACAAACAGCGTCCGTGCCAAGACAGGCAATGTCAGCGCCGGCACATCCATTTTCAGTATGATTGTTCTCGAAAAACCCATGAGCAAAGTATATCCGGAAATCGATATTGTTACCACTCCTGCCGGTAAACAGGTAGGCATGGTGCATTGCAACAGCTGTACCAGCGATATCAACGCCTGGGTTTCTCTTTTCCGGGAATTTGCTGACCTGATGGGCCTTAAAACAGAAGCCGGTGAAACCTTTACAAAGCTTTTCAAAAAGTCCCTGGAAGCGGACCGTGACTGCGGCGGACTTGTCAACTTCAATTATCTTGCCGGTGAACCGGTCACCGGGCTGACGGAAGGCCGCCCCATGTTCCTCAGGCTGCCGGATGCTTCCATGAATCTTGCAAACTTTATGCGCGCGCAGATTTATGCCAGCATGGAAACGCTGAAATATGGCATGGAAATCATGAGCCGTGAAAACGTGGCCATTGACTGCGTGTATGGTCACGGCGGCCTGTTCAAAACAGAAGGCGTCGGCCAGAACTACCTTGCGGCCGCTATTCATGCCCCGGTAACTGTCATGGAAACCGCTGGTGAAGGCGGAGCGTGGGGTATTGCGCTGCTTGCTGATTACCTTGTTTATAAGGCTGCCGATGAAACGCTGGAGGATTATCTCCAGAATCGTGTCTTCTCCGGCATGAAGCAGATGACCGTTGCTCCTGATCCCGCGGATGAGGAAGGATTCAACAGGTATATGGAACGCTTTGTCAGCTGCATTCCTGCCCAGAAGGAAGCCGCTGAACATTTCCGCTGCTGA
- a CDS encoding PucR family transcriptional regulator, with protein MENKQLTAEIMPAEKLPGDLQYELSIAPDHIVRQDGRTYLSMGEKTAVFPDNPDTDTLLSSLVNSSKPQDRPDTGSALFQRMLTDAQFVPDPELFRACRVKDKQKRSVVVFRATNTSGRDLYTLLSQIAPVEKNDIVFPTDYQSTVLIRETDRKDTDELTEFTNAVIGTMESEGITGIKAGIGREADNTEALRNSYHDAVKALYIGSVYHRQDSVYVYTKQALERIVDSIPEAEKREIRKEYCQLKASDILSDEMLETVRVFFRNDLNLTAASKQLFIHRNTLNYRLDKIRKISGLDLRCFHDAVVFSVIMLIPQEA; from the coding sequence ATGGAAAATAAACAGTTGACAGCTGAAATCATGCCCGCTGAAAAACTACCCGGTGATCTTCAGTATGAATTGTCCATTGCTCCCGATCATATTGTCAGGCAGGACGGCCGTACTTATCTGTCCATGGGAGAAAAAACTGCCGTGTTTCCGGACAATCCTGATACAGACACCCTGCTGTCCTCTCTCGTAAACAGCAGCAAACCGCAGGACAGGCCGGACACTGGGTCAGCATTGTTTCAGAGAATGCTCACGGACGCACAATTTGTGCCGGATCCGGAGCTGTTCAGGGCATGCCGCGTGAAAGATAAACAAAAGAGAAGTGTTGTTGTTTTCCGCGCAACCAATACCTCCGGCAGAGACCTGTATACCCTGCTTTCTCAGATTGCACCGGTTGAAAAGAACGATATTGTTTTCCCGACTGATTATCAGTCAACAGTTCTGATCAGGGAAACCGACCGCAAGGATACAGATGAACTGACTGAGTTTACGAACGCCGTAATCGGCACCATGGAAAGTGAAGGAATTACCGGAATCAAAGCCGGGATCGGGCGGGAGGCAGACAATACAGAAGCCCTGCGGAACAGCTATCATGACGCAGTGAAGGCCCTGTATATCGGTTCCGTTTACCACCGGCAGGATTCTGTATATGTATATACGAAGCAGGCGCTGGAAAGAATTGTTGACAGTATTCCTGAAGCGGAAAAAAGAGAAATCCGGAAAGAATACTGCCAGCTGAAAGCTTCTGATATACTCAGCGATGAAATGCTTGAAACCGTCAGGGTATTCTTCAGAAACGACCTGAATCTTACAGCAGCCTCCAAGCAGTTGTTTATTCATCGGAACACGCTGAATTACCGGCTGGATAAGATCCGGAAAATATCCGGCCTGGATTTGCGGTGTTTCCACGATGCTGTTGTGTTTTCCGTGATCATGCTCATACCGCAGGAAGCATAA
- the rsmD gene encoding 16S rRNA (guanine(966)-N(2))-methyltransferase RsmD, whose product MRIIAGEARGRRIDAPAGRNTRPTLDRIRENMFNILQADIPESRILDLFAGSGALSLEAISRGAASAVLVDSDRKASMIQKQNAESLRFNDRTRLYCCDWTRAIRTLQEEKQKFDIIFLDPPYAMTDLRTVFTSLIPLMEKESMIVLEHEAGKSVSVPPEFMIVKDRSWGFCAVTVYRLNTEGD is encoded by the coding sequence ATGCGAATCATAGCCGGTGAAGCTCGGGGCAGAAGAATAGATGCGCCGGCCGGGAGGAATACAAGGCCCACCCTTGACCGGATCCGTGAAAACATGTTTAATATCCTGCAGGCGGATATTCCGGAAAGCCGTATACTTGACCTGTTTGCCGGAAGCGGCGCGCTGAGTCTGGAAGCTATCAGCCGGGGTGCAGCGTCGGCTGTGCTGGTGGATTCTGACCGGAAAGCCAGCATGATCCAGAAACAGAATGCAGAATCCCTCCGGTTTAATGACCGGACCCGGCTGTACTGCTGCGACTGGACCAGGGCTATTCGTACGCTGCAGGAAGAAAAGCAGAAATTCGACATCATTTTTCTGGATCCGCCCTATGCCATGACTGATTTACGAACTGTTTTCACCTCCCTGATTCCGCTGATGGAGAAAGAATCCATGATTGTGCTGGAGCACGAGGCAGGGAAAAGCGTTTCTGTTCCGCCGGAGTTTATGATTGTCAAAGACCGTTCCTGGGGATTCTGCGCAGTAACTGTTTACAGGCTGAATACGGAAGGAGATTGA
- a CDS encoding S41 family peptidase: MYHKMLKIICVMAMLLILSSCSMIPVSSLESMFKETGNSSISSGYSTGNTATDSNVVIISKDEYEKYQKFSEMFSIYDTAKDYFYQEPDTDLMVEYAIRGMMAGLDDPYSFYYNPKEYKEMMDDDEGKYVGIGVMIQANMEKQICTITRVFQGGPAEEAGVQRGDILYKVGEDLYVNPSNLQEAVDIMRGVPGTDVDVTFLRNGEEITYTITRREVNVNQVDSKMLDDGIGYIAMYEFAGHSELEFEQALQKMLAQNARGIIIDLRDNQGGWVEQARYIADLFMDEGELCYLKYRDGEEHADEYRTKNGKADVKLVILINENSASSSEILTGALRDCAGAVTVGVKSFGKGIIQMVSEVGSNGAGFQMTIAEYYTPSGSPVHKIGITPDYEVPLPEGDNGMYDFADTVNDIQLIKAIEVMKEQLH; encoded by the coding sequence ATGTATCATAAAATGCTGAAAATCATCTGTGTTATGGCAATGCTGCTGATTCTTTCCTCCTGCTCGATGATTCCTGTATCCAGCCTTGAGAGTATGTTCAAGGAAACGGGCAATTCCTCCATCAGCAGCGGATATTCCACCGGTAACACCGCCACTGATTCAAACGTTGTGATTATCAGCAAGGATGAGTATGAGAAATACCAGAAGTTCTCTGAAATGTTTTCGATTTATGATACCGCAAAGGACTATTTCTATCAGGAACCTGATACAGACCTGATGGTGGAGTATGCCATCAGGGGCATGATGGCCGGTCTTGATGACCCTTATTCCTTCTACTATAATCCCAAGGAATACAAGGAAATGATGGATGATGACGAGGGAAAATATGTAGGAATCGGCGTCATGATCCAGGCCAATATGGAAAAGCAGATCTGTACGATTACACGCGTATTCCAGGGCGGGCCCGCCGAAGAGGCCGGCGTACAGCGGGGAGATATTCTATACAAGGTCGGCGAGGATCTGTATGTTAATCCTTCCAACCTGCAGGAAGCTGTTGATATCATGCGGGGTGTTCCCGGCACGGATGTGGACGTCACCTTCCTGAGGAACGGGGAGGAGATCACTTATACCATTACCCGCCGTGAAGTTAACGTGAACCAGGTTGACAGCAAAATGCTGGATGACGGTATCGGATATATCGCAATGTATGAGTTTGCCGGACACAGCGAACTGGAATTTGAGCAGGCTCTGCAAAAAATGCTTGCACAGAACGCCAGGGGAATCATCATCGATCTGAGGGATAACCAGGGCGGATGGGTGGAACAGGCGCGGTATATAGCCGATCTGTTTATGGACGAAGGAGAACTCTGCTATCTGAAATACCGCGACGGCGAAGAGCACGCCGATGAATACAGGACGAAAAACGGGAAAGCAGACGTTAAACTGGTCATCCTGATCAACGAAAACAGCGCAAGCTCCTCAGAAATCCTGACCGGAGCGCTGCGTGACTGCGCGGGCGCAGTTACCGTTGGCGTTAAAAGCTTCGGAAAAGGTATTATCCAGATGGTATCCGAAGTGGGCAGCAACGGCGCTGGTTTCCAGATGACCATTGCCGAATACTATACTCCCTCCGGATCTCCTGTTCATAAGATTGGTATTACACCGGATTATGAAGTTCCGCTGCCGGAAGGGGATAACGGAATGTATGATTTCGCGGATACTGTCAATGACATTCAGCTGATCAAAGCCATTGAAGTCATGAAGGAACAGTTACATTAA
- a CDS encoding ABC transporter ATP-binding protein, giving the protein MASVSLQHIYKVYTGNVTAVSDFCLDIEDKEFIVLVGPSGCGKSTTLRMVAGLEEISDGELYIGDKLVNDVAPKDRDIAMVFQNYALYPHMTVFDNMAFGLKLRKTPKDEIKRRVEEAAKILDIAHLLTRKPKALSGGQRQRVALGRAIVREPKVFLFDEPLSNLDAKLRVAMRTEITKLHQRLQTTFIYVTHDQTEAMTMASRIVVMKDGVIQQVDTPQNLYDYPANEFVAGFIGSPQMNFFNVKLDREGQDVVATFGDNKIVIPEKKVSKFIDESYIGKEVIMGIRPENIHDDEAKLAEYASATIDVDVEVTELMGSETYLYLSTTGKEGNIIARVDPRTSSKAGQKIKIALDTNHLHFFDKETEKTILNK; this is encoded by the coding sequence ATGGCAAGTGTATCCCTTCAGCACATCTACAAGGTTTATACCGGCAATGTCACCGCTGTCAGCGATTTCTGCCTGGACATCGAAGACAAAGAGTTTATCGTTCTGGTCGGACCTTCCGGCTGCGGTAAGTCCACCACCCTGCGTATGGTCGCCGGCCTCGAAGAAATTTCCGATGGCGAACTGTATATCGGAGACAAACTGGTAAACGACGTCGCTCCCAAGGATCGCGACATCGCCATGGTTTTCCAGAACTACGCTCTGTATCCCCACATGACCGTGTTCGACAACATGGCCTTCGGTCTGAAACTCCGGAAGACCCCGAAAGATGAGATCAAACGCCGCGTTGAAGAAGCTGCCAAGATCCTTGACATCGCTCACCTGCTTACCCGTAAGCCGAAGGCTCTGTCCGGCGGTCAGCGCCAGCGTGTTGCTCTGGGACGTGCTATCGTTCGTGAACCCAAGGTCTTCCTGTTCGACGAACCGCTGTCCAACCTGGACGCGAAACTGCGCGTTGCCATGCGTACTGAAATCACCAAGCTGCATCAGAGACTGCAGACAACCTTCATCTACGTTACCCATGACCAGACAGAAGCTATGACCATGGCCAGCCGTATCGTTGTTATGAAGGACGGCGTCATCCAGCAGGTGGATACCCCCCAGAACCTGTATGACTATCCCGCCAACGAGTTCGTCGCCGGCTTCATCGGCAGCCCCCAGATGAACTTCTTCAACGTGAAACTGGATCGTGAAGGACAGGATGTTGTTGCCACCTTCGGCGATAACAAGATCGTTATCCCTGAGAAGAAAGTTTCCAAGTTCATCGACGAAAGCTACATCGGCAAGGAAGTTATCATGGGTATCCGTCCTGAAAACATCCATGACGACGAAGCCAAGCTTGCTGAATATGCCAGCGCCACCATCGACGTTGACGTCGAAGTGACTGAACTGATGGGTTCCGAAACCTATCTGTACCTGAGCACCACCGGCAAGGAAGGCAACATCATCGCCCGCGTTGATCCCCGCACTTCCAGCAAGGCCGGCCAGAAGATCAAGATCGCTCTGGACACCAATCACCTGCACTTCTTCGACAAGGAAACCGAAAAGACCATCCTGAACAAGTAA
- the hprK gene encoding HPr(Ser) kinase/phosphatase: MISARDFETALHLECLSPSTRTEWDIRTPDLNRPGMQFCGFYEFFAFERPQLIGKVEMAYLEKQTSEARKEILEKYFSYPVPCIIICRSLTPPSEFIAAAKAHDVPVYSSPMVTSKFTAMAINYLNRRLAPHITRHGVLVDVYGVGVFLSGKSGVGKSEAALELIKRGHQLVADDVVDICRIADDRLIGTCPEKIRHLMEIRGIGVIDIKAMYGIGAVAITKSIDLIIELETWDENKAYDRIGLQDDEIEIMGVRVPHQLMPIKPGRNLAIIVEVAARNLSLKRTGYNAARELLSVLQDDTNE, translated from the coding sequence ATGATTTCTGCCAGGGATTTTGAAACAGCCCTGCATCTGGAATGCCTGAGCCCGTCAACCAGAACGGAGTGGGATATCCGTACTCCCGATCTGAACAGGCCTGGAATGCAATTCTGCGGATTTTACGAGTTTTTCGCCTTTGAGCGTCCGCAGCTCATCGGTAAAGTGGAAATGGCTTATCTGGAGAAACAGACTTCTGAGGCCCGGAAGGAAATCCTGGAAAAATACTTCAGTTATCCGGTTCCCTGCATCATTATCTGCAGGAGCCTGACTCCCCCTTCAGAGTTTATCGCCGCGGCGAAAGCACATGATGTGCCTGTTTATTCCAGTCCCATGGTTACCAGCAAATTCACGGCCATGGCCATCAATTACCTCAACCGGCGCCTCGCGCCGCATATCACACGTCACGGGGTTCTGGTGGACGTTTACGGCGTCGGCGTTTTCCTCTCCGGGAAAAGCGGCGTCGGCAAAAGTGAGGCTGCGCTGGAACTGATCAAGCGCGGCCATCAGCTGGTGGCGGATGACGTGGTGGATATCTGCAGGATCGCTGATGACAGGCTCATCGGCACCTGTCCGGAAAAGATACGTCATCTTATGGAAATACGTGGAATCGGCGTCATTGATATCAAAGCCATGTACGGTATCGGTGCGGTTGCGATCACCAAGTCCATTGATCTGATTATTGAGCTGGAAACCTGGGATGAAAACAAGGCTTATGACCGGATCGGGCTTCAGGATGATGAGATAGAGATCATGGGCGTTCGGGTTCCTCATCAGCTGATGCCGATCAAGCCCGGACGGAATCTTGCGATTATTGTGGAGGTGGCCGCGAGAAACCTCAGCCTGAAGAGAACAGGCTATAACGCGGCCCGGGAACTTCTTTCCGTTTTGCAGGACGATACAAACGAATAA
- a CDS encoding SPFH domain-containing protein yields MGILNAIKGQLIDVIEWSDNSSKTMVHKYDMNGKEIMMGAQLTVRESQVAIFVNEGELADVFEPGRYELQTSNMPILTALKSWKYGFNSPFKSDVYFVNTKQFLDMKWGTSNPVMMRDAEFGMIRVRAFGIYSFRVSDAAKFLKEVFGTAALFTVEGVEGQIKRTLVSGLSDAIAESKIPALDLAANYEELSAYAMQAINPKLAELGLTLCSFVIENISLPEEVEKSIDKRTSMGVLGNMDQYAKYQAAEAIRDAANNQNGMAGMGVGMGAGAAMGQMFTQSMNPSAAPAAPAAAAASAVCSACGAAIPAGSKFCPECGAKQAAGSFCGNCGTAVPAGTKFCPECGTKL; encoded by the coding sequence ATGGGTATTCTGAATGCAATCAAGGGACAGCTGATCGACGTTATTGAATGGTCAGACAATTCCAGCAAAACCATGGTGCACAAATACGACATGAACGGCAAGGAAATCATGATGGGTGCACAGCTGACCGTTCGTGAAAGCCAGGTTGCCATTTTCGTGAATGAAGGCGAGCTTGCAGACGTATTTGAGCCCGGTCGTTATGAACTGCAGACCAGCAATATGCCGATTCTGACAGCACTGAAAAGCTGGAAATACGGTTTCAACAGCCCCTTTAAATCCGACGTATATTTTGTGAATACCAAACAGTTCCTCGATATGAAATGGGGAACAAGCAATCCTGTCATGATGCGTGACGCTGAATTCGGCATGATCCGGGTGCGTGCTTTTGGTATATACAGCTTCCGTGTTTCCGACGCTGCCAAATTCCTGAAGGAAGTTTTCGGAACCGCCGCCCTCTTCACCGTGGAAGGTGTGGAAGGACAGATCAAGCGTACGCTGGTCAGCGGTTTGAGCGACGCCATTGCGGAAAGCAAAATTCCCGCGCTGGATCTGGCTGCCAACTATGAAGAGCTGTCTGCATACGCCATGCAGGCAATCAATCCGAAGCTTGCCGAGCTCGGTCTGACCCTGTGCAGCTTTGTGATTGAAAACATTTCTCTGCCTGAGGAAGTTGAAAAGAGCATTGATAAGCGGACTTCCATGGGTGTGCTCGGAAATATGGATCAATATGCGAAGTACCAGGCTGCTGAAGCCATCAGGGACGCCGCAAACAACCAGAACGGCATGGCCGGTATGGGCGTTGGCATGGGTGCCGGTGCAGCGATGGGTCAGATGTTCACCCAGAGCATGAATCCTTCCGCCGCTCCTGCTGCTCCCGCTGCCGCAGCCGCGAGTGCGGTGTGCTCCGCCTGCGGTGCTGCGATTCCGGCCGGTTCCAAGTTCTGTCCCGAATGCGGTGCCAAACAGGCTGCCGGCAGCTTCTGCGGAAACTGCGGTACTGCCGTACCCGCCGGAACGAAGTTCTGCCCCGAATGCGGTACAAAACTGTAA
- a CDS encoding leucine-rich repeat domain-containing protein, which translates to MPDYVFSRKRDGTFQLESCDSPDANLFIPAEYEGRPVTSIAENAFSWCYQIRHAVIPDSVTTIGEGAFSWCESLEEIAIPNSVRTIEDWAFTGCQSLRSIRLPEGIRKIGSCCFQSCTSLVSVDLPQSVRQIGAEAFSECRNLQHIKLPDQLTVIEDNAFAGCESLTGINLPDHLTELSNHVFSGCPSLSEFEISEHHPVFRMNGHFLINGKENKLLYFASGKADKEIRVPDGIEIIAEEAFAGHSRTERIILPDSVKIIESKAFYGCRGLKSIELPDSIVRIDTGAFHSCSALTGIKLPRGLTLVDYSVFYACNSLKSVELPESLRMISACAFSGCGSLQTVKIPDGLIYIGDSAFEGCRSLEEIRIPDSVETIGSHIFGSCTSLHSVVLSSGIRSIPFRAFARCENLSRIQLPEGVAEIKSESFDGCENLVSVSVPETVISIEPYAFSTCRRVRLLVHTGSTAMEYAREEGIPYTTS; encoded by the coding sequence ATGCCGGATTATGTCTTCAGTCGAAAACGGGATGGTACCTTTCAGCTGGAAAGCTGTGATTCTCCCGACGCAAATCTGTTTATCCCGGCCGAATATGAAGGAAGGCCGGTTACTTCCATTGCGGAAAACGCGTTTTCATGGTGCTATCAGATCAGACATGCTGTTATTCCTGATTCCGTAACGACCATCGGAGAAGGCGCTTTTTCCTGGTGTGAATCACTTGAAGAAATTGCCATTCCGAATTCTGTCCGCACTATAGAGGACTGGGCATTTACCGGATGCCAGTCTTTGCGCAGCATTCGGCTGCCGGAGGGAATCAGGAAAATCGGATCCTGCTGTTTTCAATCCTGTACGTCACTGGTATCTGTGGATCTGCCGCAGTCTGTCCGGCAGATTGGTGCGGAAGCCTTCTCGGAATGCCGGAACCTGCAGCATATAAAGCTTCCGGATCAGCTTACTGTCATTGAAGATAACGCGTTTGCGGGCTGCGAATCACTGACCGGCATCAATCTTCCGGATCACCTTACAGAGCTGAGCAATCATGTTTTTTCAGGCTGCCCTTCCCTTTCTGAATTTGAAATTTCGGAGCATCACCCTGTTTTCAGGATGAACGGCCATTTCCTGATCAACGGGAAGGAAAACAAGCTGCTGTATTTCGCATCCGGAAAAGCGGACAAAGAAATCCGTGTTCCGGACGGAATCGAAATCATCGCGGAAGAAGCCTTCGCCGGACATTCCCGTACGGAACGAATCATTCTTCCAGACAGTGTAAAAATCATTGAGTCCAAAGCGTTCTATGGATGCCGCGGACTGAAAAGCATCGAATTGCCCGACAGCATTGTCCGTATAGACACCGGTGCATTTCACAGCTGTTCCGCGTTAACCGGTATAAAGCTTCCCCGCGGACTTACCCTTGTGGACTATTCCGTATTTTATGCCTGCAATTCACTGAAATCCGTTGAATTGCCTGAATCTCTCCGTATGATCTCAGCCTGTGCGTTCAGTGGGTGCGGATCACTCCAGACAGTGAAGATTCCTGACGGACTGATCTACATCGGGGATTCAGCTTTTGAAGGCTGCCGTTCTCTTGAGGAGATCAGGATCCCTGACTCCGTGGAAACCATCGGTTCTCATATCTTCGGTTCCTGTACAAGCCTGCATTCCGTTGTTTTGTCTTCAGGTATCAGGAGTATCCCCTTCCGTGCTTTTGCCCGCTGTGAAAACCTGAGCCGGATACAGCTGCCGGAGGGTGTTGCGGAAATCAAAAGCGAATCGTTTGACGGATGTGAAAACCTGGTTTCTGTTTCTGTTCCTGAAACCGTGATTTCCATCGAGCCGTACGCTTTCAGCACCTGCAGGCGTGTCAGGCTGCTTGTCCATACCGGATCAACGGCCATGGAATACGCCCGGGAAGAAGGCATTCCCTATACAACATCCTGA
- a CDS encoding ROK family protein, with amino-acid sequence MIRVGIDVGGTGIKVGIVDDKIQIIREGSIPTVTDIPFEEQVKRIVDCVLSTVEKAGLSSDDIESVGVGIPGIASSETGEIIKCTNMGWNHVPFREVFRRYLDKPVYIDNDANVAALAESVAGVSAGTTSSVFITIGTGIGSGIIINGQIWKGAHGIGGELGHTILDLDGVPCTCGNHGCLERYCSATALIRMAREAVAEHPESKILSIAGGDPSKIEAKTVFDASKANDETAIAVYQRYISFLAQAVASVINLLDPEVIVLGGGVSKAGKDLLDPLVREFPQYVLFNDQPLPAVRLAVLGSEAGMIGASMLS; translated from the coding sequence ATGATCAGGGTTGGTATTGACGTTGGCGGTACAGGAATCAAAGTAGGGATTGTTGATGATAAAATACAGATTATCCGGGAAGGATCCATTCCTACGGTAACGGATATTCCTTTTGAGGAGCAGGTGAAAAGGATCGTTGACTGCGTCCTTTCCACAGTTGAAAAAGCAGGACTTTCTTCTGATGACATTGAGTCCGTCGGTGTCGGCATTCCCGGCATCGCCTCATCTGAAACCGGTGAGATTATCAAATGTACCAATATGGGCTGGAATCATGTCCCTTTCCGTGAAGTTTTCCGCCGTTACCTGGATAAGCCTGTTTACATTGACAATGACGCCAATGTGGCTGCACTGGCGGAGAGCGTCGCCGGTGTCAGCGCCGGTACCACTTCCAGTGTGTTTATTACCATCGGTACAGGGATTGGCAGCGGCATCATCATCAACGGACAAATCTGGAAAGGCGCCCACGGCATCGGCGGCGAACTTGGCCATACAATCCTCGATCTGGACGGCGTGCCCTGCACCTGCGGCAATCACGGCTGTCTTGAGCGTTATTGCTCAGCTACCGCGCTGATCAGGATGGCCAGGGAGGCCGTGGCTGAGCATCCTGAATCAAAAATCCTTTCGATCGCAGGCGGAGATCCTTCAAAAATCGAAGCGAAAACCGTTTTCGATGCTTCAAAAGCAAATGATGAAACGGCTATTGCCGTCTATCAGCGGTATATCAGCTTCCTTGCACAGGCAGTCGCCAGCGTTATCAATCTCCTTGATCCTGAAGTGATTGTTCTTGGCGGCGGCGTCAGCAAGGCCGGAAAGGATCTCCTGGATCCCCTCGTCCGGGAATTCCCGCAATACGTTCTGTTCAATGATCAGCCCCTGCCCGCTGTCAGGCTTGCAGTGCTCGGTTCCGAGGCCGGCATGATCGGCGCTTCCATGCTTTCCTGA
- the coaD gene encoding pantetheine-phosphate adenylyltransferase, with translation MVSCVFPGSFDPVTKGHLDLIKRAASLFDRVTVTVMVNISKKGCIPPDQRVSMLKKICEPYPNVYVDRWEGLLADYMEQKGEKIIIRGLRSSAEFDHEFVSCSANKLLNKQAETLFLPCDPALNGISSSAVREIAAFGGDIRSFVPDAVAEEIRFCLSKNNH, from the coding sequence ATGGTTTCCTGTGTTTTTCCCGGATCGTTTGATCCTGTGACAAAAGGACACCTGGATCTGATCAAAAGAGCTGCATCCCTTTTTGACCGGGTTACCGTTACAGTGATGGTAAACATCAGCAAGAAAGGATGCATTCCGCCGGATCAAAGAGTTTCCATGCTGAAAAAAATCTGTGAACCGTATCCGAACGTTTACGTGGACAGATGGGAAGGTCTTCTCGCCGATTATATGGAACAAAAAGGGGAGAAGATTATTATCCGCGGTTTACGCAGCAGCGCTGAATTTGATCATGAGTTTGTGTCCTGTTCAGCCAATAAGCTGCTGAATAAACAGGCAGAAACCCTGTTTTTGCCATGCGATCCCGCACTGAACGGGATTTCCTCTTCCGCAGTGAGGGAAATTGCCGCGTTCGGAGGGGATATCCGTTCCTTTGTTCCGGATGCCGTTGCGGAGGAAATCCGGTTCTGCCTGTCGAAAAACAATCATTAA